Proteins encoded by one window of Polyodon spathula isolate WHYD16114869_AA chromosome 16, ASM1765450v1, whole genome shotgun sequence:
- the LOC121328708 gene encoding pleckstrin homology domain-containing family M member 2-like isoform X1 gives MDQLKVKDRILENISLSVKKLQSYFAACEDETPAIRNHDRVLQRLCEHLDHALLYGLQDISSGYWVLVLHFTRREAIKQIEELQHIATNMGRSRAWLYLALSESSLESYLRLFHENRTLLHKYYFKNALVCSDDHLTLFLTLVSGLEFIRFNLDLDVPYLDLAPYMPDYYKPQNLLDFEERLPSSDSLSLNSFNSITSTNLEWDDSAIAPSSEDYDFGDMFPAPQSMPSINWEEDFTDSVSCPRSAACELPLLEVAVRSPTLRYNPFNEESDTATSAEVTPVHHASQDRSDTAGDDTESTGTELEVIRLARRRKPCKKKRGKVEMVSNHMSSSGLESRGQEELSKRESGDMVEPLAERGGPEDSLALPAEEEVGDEGLRLPEMTDTSMDSVGQPLREVMDQLNGALDTDCWRTEEPDGQQPFRESSGGEPPDPPLLPLDQDLLQTPPPNDFYRFTPESPGPASSGGGHYDPAGNGQPPHVHGGHEGEGAGEVQAGEAARPLEERRVDEGKEAVHNGGHLDTVNNIPDSPTPVSGQEPRGHCVIEEDEPSSPSEVMHPAEFRVDNNHLLLLMIHVFRENEEQLFKMIRMSTGHMEGNTQLLYLLLTDCYIYLLRKGIWGGFSVTYGSQLAVMLGAAEKPYTVEEAVSYNELDYISVGMDQQTVTLVCTNRRRQFLLDTADKSLTEWFLASLKSAMIKGCREPPYPSILTDATMEKLALTKFVAQESRCEATEVSIQLYALVHWEDPMDVAVGHQDGLYMPGESTHTKEGVLHYKAGTSYLGKEYWKSCYLVLSNGILYQYPERTDVTPLLSLSMGGEQCGGCRRSNTTDRPHSFQVILSERPALELSAANEEDMADWMQYLCQAVSKGVIPQGAAPIPCIPCCLVLTDRKLFTCHEDCQTSFFRSLGGSELTDVTAVCTETDKEYCIIEFAEDRKQYLPPWVLYFSCLAELHRFLASFEAAWQDIFQVALTRRQVVEPSVQKKCRDALCLIRSAWQRSDSLQRGRSERDPWC, from the exons GTTGCAGGATATCTCTTCCGGGTACTGGGTGCTCGTCCTCCATTTCACCCGGAGAGAAGCCATCAAGCAGATTGAGGAACTACAGCACATTGCCACCAACATGGGCCGCA GCCGGGCTTGGCTCTATCTGGCTCTGAGTGAGAGCTCCCTGGAGAGTTACCTGCGGCTCTTTCACGAGAACCGGACTCTGCTACACAAGTACTACTTCAA GAACGCGCTGGTCTGCAGCGATGACCACCTGACCCTCTTCCTCACACTGGTATCTGGACTGGAGTTCATCCGCTTCAACCTGGACCTG GACGTCCCATACCTGGATCTGGCCCCCTACATGCCCGATTACTACAAGCCCCAAAACCTGCTGGATTTCGAGGAGCGCCTCCCAAGCTCAGACAGCCTGTCCCTCAACTCCTTCAACTCCATTACCTCCACCAACCTGGAGTGGGATGACAGCGCCATCGCCCCCTCCAGCGAGG ATTATGATTTCGGAGACATGTTCCCTGCGCCGCAGTCAATGCCCAGTATAAACTGGGAAG AAGACTTCACAGACTCTGTCAGCTGCCCTCGTTCTGCAGCCTGTGAGCTTCCCCTCTTGGAGGTGGCTGTGAGGAGCCCCACGCTGCGCTACAACCCCTTCAACGAGGAGTCAGACACAGCCACTTCCGCGGAAGTGACCCCTGTGCACCACGCCTCCCAGGACAGGAGTGACACAGCTGGGGACGACACAGAGAGCACTGGCACAGAGCTGGAGGTCATCAG GCTAGCCAGGAGAAGGAAGCCTTGTAAGAAGAAGCGAGGGAAGGTGGAGATGGTGAGCAATCATATGAGCAGCTCTGGCCTGGAGAGCAGGGGGCAGGAGGAGCTATCGAAGCGGGAATCGGGGGACATGGTGGAGCCCCTGGCGGAGAGGGGGGGCCCAGAGGACTCCCTGGCCCTGCCAGCGGAGGAGGAAGTAGGAGACGAGGGGCTGCGTCTGCCAGAGATGACCGACACCTCGATGGACAGCGTGGGTCAGCCACTGCGTGAGGTGATGGACCAGCTCAATGGAGCTCTGGACACTGACTGCTGGAGGACAGAGGAGCCTGACGGCCAGCAGCCCTTTCGGGAGAGCTCAGGGGGAGAGCCTCCGGACCCCCCTCTACTCCCCCTGGACCAGGACCTCCTCCAGACCCCCCCTCCCAACGACTTCTACCGCTTTACCCCCGAAAGTCCAGGCCCTGCTTCCTCAGGTGGTGGCCACTATGACCCTGCAGGGAATGGCCAGCCGCCGCATGTTCATGGTGGCCATGAAGGTGAGGGAGCGGGAGAAGTGCAGGCAGGAGAGGCAGCCAGACCCCTAGAAGAACGGCGAGTGGATGAAGGTAAAGAGGCGGTTCATAATGGAGGTCACCTGGACACCGTCAACAACATTCCAGACTCCCCAACGCCCGTCTCTGGCCAGGAACCCCGAGGACATTGTGTGATTGAGGAAGATGAGCCCAGTAGCCCATCAGAGGTCATGCATCCAGCTGAGTTTAG GGTGGATAACAATCACCTCCTGCTGCTAATGATCCATGTTTTTCGGGAAAATGAAGAGCAGCTTTTcaag aTGATCAGGATGAGTACAGGACACATGGAAGGGAACACTCAGCTGCTCTACCTGCTGCTTACTGACTGTTATATCTACCTGCTAAGAAAAG GCATCTGGGGCGGATTTAGTGTGACCTACGGCTCTCAACTGGCAGTAATGCTAG GAGCTGCAGAGAAACCCTACACTGTGGAGGAGGCTGTTTCCTACAACGAGCTTGATTACATTTCA GTAGGTATGGACCAGCAGACAGTCACCCTGGTCTGTACCAACCGACGGAGGCAATTTCTGCTCGACACAGCTGACAAGTCCCTGACGGA GTGGTTCCTGGCTTCTCTCAAGTCAGCTATGATTAAGGGGTGCCGGGAGCCCCCCTACCCCTCCATTCTCACTGACGCCACCATGGAAAAACTGGCACTCACCAAGTTCGTGGCACAGGAGTCTCGGTGTGAG GCGACTGAGGTTTCTATCCAGCTGTATGCTCTTGTGCACTGGGAGGACCCCATGGATGTGGCTGTGGGACACCAGGATGGCCTCTACATGCCTGGCGAGAGTACCCACACCAAGGAGGGGGTGCTGCACTACAAAGCCGGGACCTCCTACCTGGGAAAGGAGTACTGGAAGAGCTGCTACCTGGTACTGAG CAATGGGATTCTGTACCAGTACCCAGAGCGGACTGATGTGACTCCTCTGCTCTCTCTAAGCATGGG gGGAGAGCAGTGTGGGGGCTGCCGGCGGTCCAACACCACTGACCGGCCACACTCCTTCCAGGTGATCCTGAGTGAGCGGCCTGCCTTGGAGCTCAGCGCGGCCAACGAGGAGGACATGGCTGACTGGATGCAGTACCTGTGCCAGGCAGTGTCCAAGGGG GTTATCCCTCAGGGTGCAGCGCCCATCCCTTGTATCCCATGCTGCCTTGTGCTGACAGACCGGAAGTTGTTCACCTGCCATGAAGATTGCCAGACCAGTTTCTTCCGCTCTCTGGGTGGCAGTGAGCTGACCGACGTGACAGCTGTTTGTACCGAAACAGACAAAGAGTACTGTATAATT GAGTTTGCAGAGGACCGGAAGCAGTACCTGCCCCCCTGGGTTTTGTATTTTAGCTGCCTTGCTGAGCTTCATAGATTCCTCGCCAGTTTTGAAGCTGCCTGGCAGGACATCTTTCAG GTGGCACTGACACGGCGGCAGGTAGTGGAACCGTCGGTTCAGAAGAAGTGCCGGGACGCGCTGTGTCTCATTAGAAGTGCGTGGCAGCGCAGTGACAGCCTGCAGCGAGGCCGGTCAGAGAGAGACCCCTGGTGCTGA
- the LOC121328708 gene encoding pleckstrin homology domain-containing family M member 2-like isoform X3 — protein MDQLKVKDRILENISLSVKKLQSYFAACEDETPAIRNHDRVLQRLCEHLDHALLYGLQDISSGYWVLVLHFTRREAIKQIEELQHIATNMGRSRAWLYLALSESSLESYLRLFHENRTLLHKYYFKNALVCSDDHLTLFLTLVSGLEFIRFNLDLDVPYLDLAPYMPDYYKPQNLLDFEERLPSSDSLSLNSFNSITSTNLEWDDSAIAPSSEEDFTDSVSCPRSAACELPLLEVAVRSPTLRYNPFNEESDTATSAEVTPVHHASQDRSDTAGDDTESTGTELEVIRLARRRKPCKKKRGKVEMVSNHMSSSGLESRGQEELSKRESGDMVEPLAERGGPEDSLALPAEEEVGDEGLRLPEMTDTSMDSVGQPLREVMDQLNGALDTDCWRTEEPDGQQPFRESSGGEPPDPPLLPLDQDLLQTPPPNDFYRFTPESPGPASSGGGHYDPAGNGQPPHVHGGHEGEGAGEVQAGEAARPLEERRVDEGKEAVHNGGHLDTVNNIPDSPTPVSGQEPRGHCVIEEDEPSSPSEVMHPAEFRVDNNHLLLLMIHVFRENEEQLFKMIRMSTGHMEGNTQLLYLLLTDCYIYLLRKGIWGGFSVTYGSQLAVMLGAAEKPYTVEEAVSYNELDYISVGMDQQTVTLVCTNRRRQFLLDTADKSLTEWFLASLKSAMIKGCREPPYPSILTDATMEKLALTKFVAQESRCEATEVSIQLYALVHWEDPMDVAVGHQDGLYMPGESTHTKEGVLHYKAGTSYLGKEYWKSCYLVLSNGILYQYPERTDVTPLLSLSMGGEQCGGCRRSNTTDRPHSFQVILSERPALELSAANEEDMADWMQYLCQAVSKGVIPQGAAPIPCIPCCLVLTDRKLFTCHEDCQTSFFRSLGGSELTDVTAVCTETDKEYCIIEFAEDRKQYLPPWVLYFSCLAELHRFLASFEAAWQDIFQVALTRRQVVEPSVQKKCRDALCLIRSAWQRSDSLQRGRSERDPWC, from the exons GTTGCAGGATATCTCTTCCGGGTACTGGGTGCTCGTCCTCCATTTCACCCGGAGAGAAGCCATCAAGCAGATTGAGGAACTACAGCACATTGCCACCAACATGGGCCGCA GCCGGGCTTGGCTCTATCTGGCTCTGAGTGAGAGCTCCCTGGAGAGTTACCTGCGGCTCTTTCACGAGAACCGGACTCTGCTACACAAGTACTACTTCAA GAACGCGCTGGTCTGCAGCGATGACCACCTGACCCTCTTCCTCACACTGGTATCTGGACTGGAGTTCATCCGCTTCAACCTGGACCTG GACGTCCCATACCTGGATCTGGCCCCCTACATGCCCGATTACTACAAGCCCCAAAACCTGCTGGATTTCGAGGAGCGCCTCCCAAGCTCAGACAGCCTGTCCCTCAACTCCTTCAACTCCATTACCTCCACCAACCTGGAGTGGGATGACAGCGCCATCGCCCCCTCCAGCGAGG AAGACTTCACAGACTCTGTCAGCTGCCCTCGTTCTGCAGCCTGTGAGCTTCCCCTCTTGGAGGTGGCTGTGAGGAGCCCCACGCTGCGCTACAACCCCTTCAACGAGGAGTCAGACACAGCCACTTCCGCGGAAGTGACCCCTGTGCACCACGCCTCCCAGGACAGGAGTGACACAGCTGGGGACGACACAGAGAGCACTGGCACAGAGCTGGAGGTCATCAG GCTAGCCAGGAGAAGGAAGCCTTGTAAGAAGAAGCGAGGGAAGGTGGAGATGGTGAGCAATCATATGAGCAGCTCTGGCCTGGAGAGCAGGGGGCAGGAGGAGCTATCGAAGCGGGAATCGGGGGACATGGTGGAGCCCCTGGCGGAGAGGGGGGGCCCAGAGGACTCCCTGGCCCTGCCAGCGGAGGAGGAAGTAGGAGACGAGGGGCTGCGTCTGCCAGAGATGACCGACACCTCGATGGACAGCGTGGGTCAGCCACTGCGTGAGGTGATGGACCAGCTCAATGGAGCTCTGGACACTGACTGCTGGAGGACAGAGGAGCCTGACGGCCAGCAGCCCTTTCGGGAGAGCTCAGGGGGAGAGCCTCCGGACCCCCCTCTACTCCCCCTGGACCAGGACCTCCTCCAGACCCCCCCTCCCAACGACTTCTACCGCTTTACCCCCGAAAGTCCAGGCCCTGCTTCCTCAGGTGGTGGCCACTATGACCCTGCAGGGAATGGCCAGCCGCCGCATGTTCATGGTGGCCATGAAGGTGAGGGAGCGGGAGAAGTGCAGGCAGGAGAGGCAGCCAGACCCCTAGAAGAACGGCGAGTGGATGAAGGTAAAGAGGCGGTTCATAATGGAGGTCACCTGGACACCGTCAACAACATTCCAGACTCCCCAACGCCCGTCTCTGGCCAGGAACCCCGAGGACATTGTGTGATTGAGGAAGATGAGCCCAGTAGCCCATCAGAGGTCATGCATCCAGCTGAGTTTAG GGTGGATAACAATCACCTCCTGCTGCTAATGATCCATGTTTTTCGGGAAAATGAAGAGCAGCTTTTcaag aTGATCAGGATGAGTACAGGACACATGGAAGGGAACACTCAGCTGCTCTACCTGCTGCTTACTGACTGTTATATCTACCTGCTAAGAAAAG GCATCTGGGGCGGATTTAGTGTGACCTACGGCTCTCAACTGGCAGTAATGCTAG GAGCTGCAGAGAAACCCTACACTGTGGAGGAGGCTGTTTCCTACAACGAGCTTGATTACATTTCA GTAGGTATGGACCAGCAGACAGTCACCCTGGTCTGTACCAACCGACGGAGGCAATTTCTGCTCGACACAGCTGACAAGTCCCTGACGGA GTGGTTCCTGGCTTCTCTCAAGTCAGCTATGATTAAGGGGTGCCGGGAGCCCCCCTACCCCTCCATTCTCACTGACGCCACCATGGAAAAACTGGCACTCACCAAGTTCGTGGCACAGGAGTCTCGGTGTGAG GCGACTGAGGTTTCTATCCAGCTGTATGCTCTTGTGCACTGGGAGGACCCCATGGATGTGGCTGTGGGACACCAGGATGGCCTCTACATGCCTGGCGAGAGTACCCACACCAAGGAGGGGGTGCTGCACTACAAAGCCGGGACCTCCTACCTGGGAAAGGAGTACTGGAAGAGCTGCTACCTGGTACTGAG CAATGGGATTCTGTACCAGTACCCAGAGCGGACTGATGTGACTCCTCTGCTCTCTCTAAGCATGGG gGGAGAGCAGTGTGGGGGCTGCCGGCGGTCCAACACCACTGACCGGCCACACTCCTTCCAGGTGATCCTGAGTGAGCGGCCTGCCTTGGAGCTCAGCGCGGCCAACGAGGAGGACATGGCTGACTGGATGCAGTACCTGTGCCAGGCAGTGTCCAAGGGG GTTATCCCTCAGGGTGCAGCGCCCATCCCTTGTATCCCATGCTGCCTTGTGCTGACAGACCGGAAGTTGTTCACCTGCCATGAAGATTGCCAGACCAGTTTCTTCCGCTCTCTGGGTGGCAGTGAGCTGACCGACGTGACAGCTGTTTGTACCGAAACAGACAAAGAGTACTGTATAATT GAGTTTGCAGAGGACCGGAAGCAGTACCTGCCCCCCTGGGTTTTGTATTTTAGCTGCCTTGCTGAGCTTCATAGATTCCTCGCCAGTTTTGAAGCTGCCTGGCAGGACATCTTTCAG GTGGCACTGACACGGCGGCAGGTAGTGGAACCGTCGGTTCAGAAGAAGTGCCGGGACGCGCTGTGTCTCATTAGAAGTGCGTGGCAGCGCAGTGACAGCCTGCAGCGAGGCCGGTCAGAGAGAGACCCCTGGTGCTGA
- the LOC121328708 gene encoding pleckstrin homology domain-containing family M member 2-like isoform X2, giving the protein MDQLKVKDRILENISLSVKKLQSYFAACEDETPAIRNHDRVLQRLCEHLDHALLYGLQDISSGYWVLVLHFTRREAIKQIEELQHIATNMGRSRAWLYLALSESSLESYLRLFHENRTLLHKYYFKNALVCSDDHLTLFLTLVSGLEFIRFNLDLDVPYLDLAPYMPDYYKPQNLLDFEERLPSSDSLSLNSFNSITSTNLEWDDSAIAPSSEDYDFGDMFPAPQSMPSINWEEDFTDSVSCPRSAACELPLLEVAVRSPTLRYNPFNEESDTATSAEVTPVHHASQDRSDTAGDDTESTGTELEVIRLARRRKPCKKKRGKVEMVSNHMSSSGLESRGQEELSKRESGDMVEPLAERGGPEDSLALPAEEEVGDEGLRLPEMTDTSMDSVGQPLREVMDQLNGALDTDCWRTEEPDGQQPFRESSGGEPPDPPLLPLDQDLLQTPPPNDFYRFTPESPGPASSGGGHYDPAGNGQPPHVHGGHEGEGAGEVQAGEAARPLEERRVDEGKEAVHNGGHLDTVNNIPDSPTPVSGQEPRGHCVIEEDEPSSPSEVMHPAEFRVDNNHLLLLMIHVFRENEEQLFKMIRMSTGHMEGNTQLLYLLLTDCYIYLLRKGAAEKPYTVEEAVSYNELDYISVGMDQQTVTLVCTNRRRQFLLDTADKSLTEWFLASLKSAMIKGCREPPYPSILTDATMEKLALTKFVAQESRCEATEVSIQLYALVHWEDPMDVAVGHQDGLYMPGESTHTKEGVLHYKAGTSYLGKEYWKSCYLVLSNGILYQYPERTDVTPLLSLSMGGEQCGGCRRSNTTDRPHSFQVILSERPALELSAANEEDMADWMQYLCQAVSKGVIPQGAAPIPCIPCCLVLTDRKLFTCHEDCQTSFFRSLGGSELTDVTAVCTETDKEYCIIEFAEDRKQYLPPWVLYFSCLAELHRFLASFEAAWQDIFQVALTRRQVVEPSVQKKCRDALCLIRSAWQRSDSLQRGRSERDPWC; this is encoded by the exons GTTGCAGGATATCTCTTCCGGGTACTGGGTGCTCGTCCTCCATTTCACCCGGAGAGAAGCCATCAAGCAGATTGAGGAACTACAGCACATTGCCACCAACATGGGCCGCA GCCGGGCTTGGCTCTATCTGGCTCTGAGTGAGAGCTCCCTGGAGAGTTACCTGCGGCTCTTTCACGAGAACCGGACTCTGCTACACAAGTACTACTTCAA GAACGCGCTGGTCTGCAGCGATGACCACCTGACCCTCTTCCTCACACTGGTATCTGGACTGGAGTTCATCCGCTTCAACCTGGACCTG GACGTCCCATACCTGGATCTGGCCCCCTACATGCCCGATTACTACAAGCCCCAAAACCTGCTGGATTTCGAGGAGCGCCTCCCAAGCTCAGACAGCCTGTCCCTCAACTCCTTCAACTCCATTACCTCCACCAACCTGGAGTGGGATGACAGCGCCATCGCCCCCTCCAGCGAGG ATTATGATTTCGGAGACATGTTCCCTGCGCCGCAGTCAATGCCCAGTATAAACTGGGAAG AAGACTTCACAGACTCTGTCAGCTGCCCTCGTTCTGCAGCCTGTGAGCTTCCCCTCTTGGAGGTGGCTGTGAGGAGCCCCACGCTGCGCTACAACCCCTTCAACGAGGAGTCAGACACAGCCACTTCCGCGGAAGTGACCCCTGTGCACCACGCCTCCCAGGACAGGAGTGACACAGCTGGGGACGACACAGAGAGCACTGGCACAGAGCTGGAGGTCATCAG GCTAGCCAGGAGAAGGAAGCCTTGTAAGAAGAAGCGAGGGAAGGTGGAGATGGTGAGCAATCATATGAGCAGCTCTGGCCTGGAGAGCAGGGGGCAGGAGGAGCTATCGAAGCGGGAATCGGGGGACATGGTGGAGCCCCTGGCGGAGAGGGGGGGCCCAGAGGACTCCCTGGCCCTGCCAGCGGAGGAGGAAGTAGGAGACGAGGGGCTGCGTCTGCCAGAGATGACCGACACCTCGATGGACAGCGTGGGTCAGCCACTGCGTGAGGTGATGGACCAGCTCAATGGAGCTCTGGACACTGACTGCTGGAGGACAGAGGAGCCTGACGGCCAGCAGCCCTTTCGGGAGAGCTCAGGGGGAGAGCCTCCGGACCCCCCTCTACTCCCCCTGGACCAGGACCTCCTCCAGACCCCCCCTCCCAACGACTTCTACCGCTTTACCCCCGAAAGTCCAGGCCCTGCTTCCTCAGGTGGTGGCCACTATGACCCTGCAGGGAATGGCCAGCCGCCGCATGTTCATGGTGGCCATGAAGGTGAGGGAGCGGGAGAAGTGCAGGCAGGAGAGGCAGCCAGACCCCTAGAAGAACGGCGAGTGGATGAAGGTAAAGAGGCGGTTCATAATGGAGGTCACCTGGACACCGTCAACAACATTCCAGACTCCCCAACGCCCGTCTCTGGCCAGGAACCCCGAGGACATTGTGTGATTGAGGAAGATGAGCCCAGTAGCCCATCAGAGGTCATGCATCCAGCTGAGTTTAG GGTGGATAACAATCACCTCCTGCTGCTAATGATCCATGTTTTTCGGGAAAATGAAGAGCAGCTTTTcaag aTGATCAGGATGAGTACAGGACACATGGAAGGGAACACTCAGCTGCTCTACCTGCTGCTTACTGACTGTTATATCTACCTGCTAAGAAAAG GAGCTGCAGAGAAACCCTACACTGTGGAGGAGGCTGTTTCCTACAACGAGCTTGATTACATTTCA GTAGGTATGGACCAGCAGACAGTCACCCTGGTCTGTACCAACCGACGGAGGCAATTTCTGCTCGACACAGCTGACAAGTCCCTGACGGA GTGGTTCCTGGCTTCTCTCAAGTCAGCTATGATTAAGGGGTGCCGGGAGCCCCCCTACCCCTCCATTCTCACTGACGCCACCATGGAAAAACTGGCACTCACCAAGTTCGTGGCACAGGAGTCTCGGTGTGAG GCGACTGAGGTTTCTATCCAGCTGTATGCTCTTGTGCACTGGGAGGACCCCATGGATGTGGCTGTGGGACACCAGGATGGCCTCTACATGCCTGGCGAGAGTACCCACACCAAGGAGGGGGTGCTGCACTACAAAGCCGGGACCTCCTACCTGGGAAAGGAGTACTGGAAGAGCTGCTACCTGGTACTGAG CAATGGGATTCTGTACCAGTACCCAGAGCGGACTGATGTGACTCCTCTGCTCTCTCTAAGCATGGG gGGAGAGCAGTGTGGGGGCTGCCGGCGGTCCAACACCACTGACCGGCCACACTCCTTCCAGGTGATCCTGAGTGAGCGGCCTGCCTTGGAGCTCAGCGCGGCCAACGAGGAGGACATGGCTGACTGGATGCAGTACCTGTGCCAGGCAGTGTCCAAGGGG GTTATCCCTCAGGGTGCAGCGCCCATCCCTTGTATCCCATGCTGCCTTGTGCTGACAGACCGGAAGTTGTTCACCTGCCATGAAGATTGCCAGACCAGTTTCTTCCGCTCTCTGGGTGGCAGTGAGCTGACCGACGTGACAGCTGTTTGTACCGAAACAGACAAAGAGTACTGTATAATT GAGTTTGCAGAGGACCGGAAGCAGTACCTGCCCCCCTGGGTTTTGTATTTTAGCTGCCTTGCTGAGCTTCATAGATTCCTCGCCAGTTTTGAAGCTGCCTGGCAGGACATCTTTCAG GTGGCACTGACACGGCGGCAGGTAGTGGAACCGTCGGTTCAGAAGAAGTGCCGGGACGCGCTGTGTCTCATTAGAAGTGCGTGGCAGCGCAGTGACAGCCTGCAGCGAGGCCGGTCAGAGAGAGACCCCTGGTGCTGA